From a single Paramisgurnus dabryanus chromosome 17, PD_genome_1.1, whole genome shotgun sequence genomic region:
- the luzp1 gene encoding leucine zipper protein 1 produces the protein MTETSNRHLRHKLQSLGRRLDELEEAKSKLQKAEDELLEIQDKIIQAEGSNSSLLSDVEAMRKRLLRIEGKDEEVRKAEDLCREVREKLDLEEKLSKELKVEIERLQRRMSEVEKLEEAFGKSKSDCTQLCLSLNEEKNLTKKLSSELETLKTRVKEIDTSEARLDRAEKSLTAEMEKLKSLTQTFVTERKKLLERQREDEKIILKLTEKLERQKNKLGTADHSQFDSRDLRIEDEFSTGLTSKLARKKSLDYLKHTDDIDLRNESENEKNSLEGQEDNKVKDLSQEVERLKNRLKQLELVEEDMKNMESKNTELTEKYQQERSRSQTLNDQVEQMKLQLAGCSNHNGNPPAVTSSTKVVENGKAENEEINVRGGFRQEKPKLLNRSPATEPVTSKYKSRDGSPQQRKETKLKNKDLSHSTESSPKTVRRALSPAHNVRKVLRTGSSDSNNGTKEKLASATQSSSNLTESKKVSVLSRYPPAANDKKSWKSTVKQNDSDSQKSQTEKFSRYPGSDSESSSSDVANLISARASSIASPDKGLSDQESLANSQDSSGMLSLSKANGSFTAYRSHVSSSALSDQGSDGHSSASETESTGSRRSVGEQSDTLMSSTSVRTSSVYPRYSRLQEGTSKGTHSEDQPNPHLTEGETQETVQAPSGIEVRRVCSPREALRSKAIIQQAIYESDRKEMMSGGVTEPLTTSGKPKISAKPALSNKMTSSITFYPNDPSSSRTSSRSSSLSSEPSKERHTSTSNIVISPSIEHRGSFSIPYEISIPKSEITMRQSDTDADFSEPLSFMGTAPVEATLLSQSSYSLQASEPADFYNDESRFESTIATTSWKSQSHNHHSYDDSLSEMRNVTVRSTWRGRGTASLDEYGRALRQDGSEDESESATTWKAYRATTVLDTSSNSNVQPNSGGKPSPAEVYMRRIGNTSVPEPGRRTRKTPSPERAIAHEPVSAQQLQPRNRKAISVDDRESSLLWRRQTPGDVDPYERSGSRETWSSRGRSIDGSRLWSNRNQDN, from the exons ATGACAGAAACATCAAATCGCCACCTGAGACATAAATTGCAGAGCTTGGGACGACGTCTAGATGAGCTTGAGGAAGCCAAAAGCAAATTGCAAAAAGCTGAAGATGAACTTCTTGAAATTCAGGACAAAATCATTCAGGCTGAGGGGAGTAATTCCTCACTCCTGTCTGATGTGGAGGCAATGCGGAAGAGATTGCTCAGAATTGAAGGCAAAGATGAGGAAGTACGGAAGGCAGAAGATCTTTGTCGTGAGGTTAGGGAAAAACTAGATCTGGAGGAGAAACTTTCCAAGGAACTTAAGGTGGAGATCGAGCGACTTCAGCGCAGAATGTCAGAAGTTGAAAAGCTTGAAGAGGCTTTTGGCAAAAGCAAGTCAGATTGTACTCAATTGTGCCTTAGTCTTAATGAGGAGAAAAACTTGACCAAAAAGCTCTCATCGGAGCTTGAAACCTTGAAGACCCGTGTAAAGGAGATAGATACCTCTGAAGCTCGACTGGACAGGGCAGAAAAATCTCTTACTGCAGAAATGGAGAAACTCAAGAGCCTCACCCAGACATTTGTCACTGAACGCAAAAAGCTGCTAGAAAGGCAGAGAGAGGATGAGAAAATCATACTTAAGCTGACGGAGAAACTTGAACGTCAGAAAAACAAACTAGGCACAGCAGACCACAGTCAGTTTGATTCTAGAGACCTTCGAATTGAAGATGAGTTTTCAACAGGACTTACCAGCAAACTGGCGAGGAAGAAAAGTTTGGACTACTTGAAGCATACAGATGATATAGATTTGAGAAATGAGTCAGAGAATGAGAAAAATAGCTTAGAGGGACAGGAAGATAATAAAGTTAAGGATCTCAGCCAAGAAGTGGAAAGGCTAAAGAATCGTTTGAAACAGCTAGAATTAGTGGAGGAGGACATGAAGAACATGGAATCCAAGAATACTGAGCTTACAGAAAAGTACCAGCAGGAACGGAGCCGTAGTCAAACTTTGAATGACCAGGTTGAGCAGATGAAATTGCAGCTAGCTGGTTGCAGCAATCATAATGGAAACCCTCCAGCAGTTACCAGCTCTACAAAAGTCGTGGAGAATGGTAAAGCTGAAAATGAGGAAATTAACGTACGAGGAGGCTTCAGGCAGGAAAAACCTAAATTGTTAAACAGGAGTCCTGCTACTGAACCAGTCACCTCAAAGTACAAAAGCAGAGATGGGTCTCCTCAGCAGAGGAAAGAGACCAAGCTGAAAAATAAAGACCTTTCTCACTCCACAGAGAGCTCCCCAAAGACTGTACGAAGGGCACTTAGTCCAGCACACAATGTCAGGAAAGTTTTGAGAACTGGCAGTTCTGATTCTAATAATGGGACAAAAGAAAAGCTTGCAAGTGCTACACAGTCATCAAGCAACCTCACTGAAAGCAAGAAAGTGTCAGTCCTTAGTCGCTATCCTCCTGCTGCCAATGACAAGAAGTCTTGGAAGTCAACAGTCAAGCAAAATGACAGTGATAGCCAAAAGAGTCAAACTGAAAAGTTTTCCAGATACCCCGGAAGTGATAGTGAATCTAGTAGTTCTGATGTGGCCAATTTAATTTCAGCCAGGGCCTCTAGCATTGCCTCGCCTGACAAAGGATTAAGCGATCAAGAGAGTTTAGCGAACTCACAGGATTCTTCTGGAATGTTGAGTCTGTCAAAGGCAAATGGATCATTTACTGCCTACAGATCCCATGTGTCTTCATCGGCTCTTAGTGATCAAGGTTCAGATGGTCACTCGTCAGCCTCAGAAACTGAATCAACTGGCTCTAGGCGATCAGTGGGTGAGCAAAGTGACACTTTAATGTCAAGTACAAGTGTAAGAACATCATCAGTTTACCCAAGATACTCACGTCTGCAAGAAGGCACCTCAAAAGGCACCCACAGTGAGGACCAACCCAATCCTCATTTGACAGAAGGGGAAACTCAGGAGACTGTACAAGCCCCTTCAGGTATTGAGGTTCGAAGAGTTTGCAGTCCTCGTGAAGCTCTCAGATCAAAAGCTATCATCCAGCAAGCAATCTATGAAAGTGACAGAAAGGAAATGATGTCAGGGGGAGTCACAGAGCCTTTGACCACCAGTGGTAAACCCAAGATTTCCGCAAAACCAGCGTTGTCCAACAAGATGACAAGCAGCATCACCTTTTATCCCAATGACCCCAGCTCCTCTCGAACAAGCAGTCGGAGCAGCAGTTTATCAAGTGAGCCCTCTAAAGAAAGGCACACTTCCACCAGTAATATTGTTATAAGCCCGAGCATTGAACACAGAGGCAGCTTTTCTATACCTTATGAGATATCCATACCTAAGAGTGAGATCACTATGCGTCAAAGTGATACTGATGCTGACTTCTCTGAACCTCTTAGTTTCATGGGGACCGCTCCTGTGGAGGCAACACTCTTGTCTCAAAGCAGCTACAGCCTTCAGGCTTCAGAACCTGCTGACTTTTACAATGATGAGTCTAGGTTTGAAAGCACCATTGCTACGACCAGTTGGAAAAGTCAGAGTCACAACCACCACTCATATGATGACAGTTTGTCAGAAATGAGAAATGTCACAGTCAGGAGCACTTGGAGAGGCCGTGGGACAGCTTCTCTTGATGAATATGGCCGAGCACTAAGGCAAGATGGCTCAGAGGATGAGTCCGAGTCTGCCACCACATGGAAAGCGTATAGGGCAACTACAGTGTTAGACACTTCATCAAACTCCAATGTTCAACCAAACTCTGGAGGTAAACCATCCCCTGCCGAGGTATATATGCGTAGGATTGGAAATACTTCAGTTCCTGAGCCAGGACGAAGGACCAGAAAGACTCCATCGCCGGAAAGGGCCATTGCACATGAGCCTGTCAGTGCTCAGCAACTTCAGCCAAGAAACCGTAAAGCCATT TCTGTAGATGATAGAGAATCTTCTCTGCTTTGGAGGCGACAGACCCCTGGTGACGTGGACCCATATGAGAGATCTGGGAGTCGTGAAACATGGTCCAGCAGAGGCCGTTCCATCGATGGAAGTCGCTTGTGGTCGAACCGCAATCAAGACAACTGA